The Enterococcus rotai genome includes a window with the following:
- a CDS encoding lipoprotein BA_5634 family protein produces the protein MLKKILISFLGLIILSVGGILLYNHVKHKPVYGIIVLDKDEKRVTDAINSQKGDIEKSIVVNGKWVKNSNTLVLNTTDAKKITTLNGFQKVTSKKNEYTFDAIKQISKDEATLFSKENAPLIKDEADKAFSSKVHEYVTLGESSAYVNSVFILPDNQYNEFTGSPISLGVLKVKSDASKVLIHYNNVEMNQLYDER, from the coding sequence ATGTTAAAAAAAATCTTAATTTCTTTTTTAGGTCTAATTATTCTATCTGTAGGGGGAATTTTACTCTATAATCATGTTAAACATAAACCTGTTTACGGAATCATTGTGTTAGATAAAGATGAAAAAAGAGTAACTGATGCAATCAATTCACAAAAAGGAGATATCGAGAAGTCCATCGTTGTAAATGGTAAATGGGTAAAAAATTCGAACACCCTTGTTTTAAATACAACTGATGCTAAAAAAATAACAACACTTAATGGCTTTCAAAAAGTAACTAGTAAAAAGAATGAGTATACATTTGACGCAATAAAACAAATTTCTAAAGATGAAGCAACTTTATTTTCAAAAGAGAATGCTCCTTTAATTAAAGATGAAGCAGACAAAGCATTTTCTTCTAAAGTACATGAGTATGTGACATTAGGTGAATCATCCGCCTATGTCAATAGCGTGTTCATCCTCCCAGATAATCAATACAATGAGTTTACTGGTTCACCAATTAGTCTCGGTGTCTTAAAAGTCAAATCAGATGCATCTAAGGTTCTAATCCATTATAATAATGTTGAAATGAATCAACTATACGACGAGAGGTAG
- a CDS encoding DUF998 domain-containing protein, whose product MGKNTFSITIPEKIVEEFHLENEDEVTVSIKDQKIVIEPKKKAPGNQTLSLRWFLIPTTVISLLFLGYLFYTDKTQIALVGAYSIANFVLSFGVLSGVFSFLLFFIKGKRAQVTTKSKDIYWRNFPTILLSFIVILVFALLVFFKVIGLVFIGATFDRYTATLLFFVFVGLVNYFMIYSALSITPAKLTNLLIFVIIGGVLLAMITNKDYQWWQFNFSFLGTIEAKSSWQFNLTLMFSSLLMVALIDGLFVELQKAIPHSKRLTILRVLLTLTALDLGAVGLFPYTETGPFQGVHNQVAGYLVYLIVILIVGIKWLLPNVTKEFLSISYMIAATLVVVVVLFQWTSYLSLTAFELLSFMLAFSWIVLLLQNLQKMAQNINNTFEVKVKLASEKQEEQE is encoded by the coding sequence GTGGGAAAAAATACATTTAGTATAACGATACCTGAAAAAATAGTAGAAGAATTTCATTTAGAAAACGAAGATGAAGTGACGGTAAGTATCAAGGATCAAAAAATAGTGATTGAACCAAAAAAGAAAGCACCAGGGAATCAAACCCTTTCATTAAGATGGTTTTTGATTCCGACAACGGTGATCAGCCTTTTATTTTTAGGGTACTTATTTTATACTGACAAAACCCAAATTGCGTTAGTAGGGGCATATTCAATTGCGAACTTTGTGCTGTCATTTGGGGTGTTAAGTGGCGTCTTTAGCTTCTTACTCTTTTTTATTAAAGGAAAAAGAGCTCAAGTCACAACGAAATCAAAGGATATTTACTGGCGAAATTTTCCTACGATTTTACTGTCATTTATTGTTATTTTAGTTTTTGCATTACTTGTTTTTTTCAAAGTGATTGGACTTGTTTTTATTGGTGCAACATTTGACCGTTATACAGCAACACTGCTATTTTTTGTTTTTGTTGGTTTAGTCAATTATTTTATGATTTATTCAGCGTTGTCGATTACACCAGCTAAACTGACAAATCTATTGATTTTCGTGATTATTGGTGGTGTTCTACTGGCGATGATCACAAATAAAGATTATCAATGGTGGCAATTTAACTTTAGCTTTTTAGGAACGATTGAAGCGAAAAGTAGTTGGCAATTTAATTTAACGCTGATGTTTTCTTCCTTACTGATGGTAGCGTTGATTGATGGATTATTTGTAGAGTTGCAAAAAGCGATCCCCCATAGTAAACGATTGACGATCTTAAGAGTTTTACTGACATTAACAGCGCTAGATCTTGGGGCTGTCGGATTATTTCCTTACACTGAAACGGGGCCTTTTCAAGGCGTTCACAATCAAGTAGCTGGTTATTTAGTGTATTTGATCGTTATTTTGATTGTAGGGATCAAATGGCTATTGCCGAATGTAACGAAAGAGTTTTTGTCGATTTCTTATATGATCGCAGCGACCTTAGTTGTGGTTGTTGTGCTATTTCAATGGACGAGTTATCTCTCATTGACAGCATTTGAGTTATTATCATTTATGTTGGCATTTAGCTGGATCGTTTTATTACTCCAAAATCTACAGAAAATGGCACAAAATATCAATAATACCTTTGAAGTGAAGGTGAAACTAGCTTCAGAAAAACAAGAAGAGCAAGAGTGA
- a CDS encoding sce7725 family protein produces the protein MYYPYFRGKQFDLLALTTLVEQHRLSNKILPIIEPVKNSNALKKFIRLFQKENHPFYLIQNPQAGDFLTEDGLLYLHSLSLDKAMIVEQPIETLSTESQLFVINNATPALQSDWQSNQIKVLLPQEFRLLQKVKGAKILSQDVFTRLPKTSFYQECPDEFFSDTHLTFQKSGFIGFSDFSIDSRIYYEHSYPSKILSLHLVYFEHDQLRIHHFLSSEDAPSQKDQFFELMAEVSDWGNRLYGEHVTFGIELLLESVSKEKFPGMGVMRKAAVMHHMELMSRYLDQHK, from the coding sequence ATGTATTATCCTTATTTTCGAGGGAAACAATTTGATTTATTGGCTTTGACAACCTTGGTAGAACAACATCGTTTATCTAATAAGATCTTGCCGATCATTGAACCAGTGAAAAATTCTAATGCGTTAAAAAAATTTATTCGCTTGTTTCAAAAAGAAAATCACCCTTTTTATCTTATTCAAAATCCTCAAGCAGGTGATTTCCTGACTGAAGACGGACTGCTCTATCTACATTCTTTGTCCTTAGATAAAGCGATGATCGTAGAACAGCCTATCGAAACCTTAAGTACAGAATCCCAATTATTTGTGATCAATAATGCAACGCCAGCCCTTCAAAGCGATTGGCAATCTAATCAAATAAAGGTCCTACTACCACAAGAATTTCGTTTGCTGCAAAAAGTCAAAGGCGCTAAAATTCTTTCACAAGATGTTTTTACTAGACTGCCTAAAACAAGTTTTTATCAAGAATGTCCGGATGAATTTTTTTCTGATACTCATTTAACCTTTCAAAAAAGCGGTTTTATTGGCTTTAGTGATTTTTCTATTGATAGTCGCATTTATTATGAACATAGTTATCCTTCAAAAATCTTAAGCCTCCATCTTGTCTATTTTGAACATGATCAATTGCGAATCCATCATTTTCTTTCAAGCGAAGATGCTCCGAGTCAAAAAGATCAGTTCTTTGAACTCATGGCTGAGGTGAGTGATTGGGGGAACAGATTGTATGGTGAGCATGTAACATTTGGGATTGAATTATTACTTGAATCAGTTTCGAAAGAAAAATTTCCTGGTATGGGCGTGATGAGAAAAGCGGCTGTAATGCACCACATGGAACTGATGTCTCGTTACCTTGATCAACATAAATAG
- a CDS encoding bacterial Ig-like domain-containing protein has protein sequence MKKRKLHIFMLAVLLTQSFGSTVSAFATTTTNIDQNSPTEQSADTSVEETSETNLSSEFVEPLIENLDKATEEATKTNESDREQEASSPASTEQSTTESTAIPKTKETTLGAAIEDEILANMTITNMEGVEYSQSTLNRVLNTTPVTAKLNFVIKDKDYAPGSVYTMTLPDNLGYSNVGGEVANVGATWAVDAKSQTLTITFNQRVTDTQFNLELKSYVFTETKPLVTIQTAGQTTNKYNFDLYEEVAPIKYEETTNNFGIKGNIYYNLDRALSGSQNLELATSDIPGAKFYNTSKEQIGVFSYDVDINGNVLPESKQTLSKDVDYTINEDVANRSSITITNMDQQKAYALSVDRTMALENVSNYSYSFYNQYPTTKLGSVSINRSTAPYGGLEFTAKTSKDQKSLKELSLGSLQGANFQEKGNYYLYIYNIPTQTKVGEQIVLESKNGQTINDYTFSAYTADYQTAQITDYFDIKKENNKLTLTATKDSVLKISVNKLMIPFDQKDIDIALSTPVVNSGKEIMFVSDQYLQPISIINPNNAETAWGNYDSNGAYSGDTTIAIAGSSKTPVKNATIKIEHPNYLQLRAPKGVYDYYKLDKDYTITAVEGGSLIKFSTPVTHSFNLDLGFNYVPDSLEKSKSIPIDTLPVVLSADDYETVNTTVRTGRKMYSERTLQASKNQFLVNARNDSFDSLSISTKIPAGADVVFDIYDVSNDQVDSIYPQYWDRGYYFDKPLDPTSAAYPKITFDEAANSYQFDFGKTSKRYIIEYKYANGWIDTKTINVTGSAAEPLYGNQEMTASVSVNNEGAEILSATQTSHESLKNVTKNEVKTKNINNGTRKVKNPTFDITTKGTTNAGIDLNSITIADVPQDSYTIKQTATGAQIIFADYTLTQDITITYNTVSKNAGQIYTETIIKADNLDQMTETRRTATTTPLVLRFSDGDAEGVVYLAQAQFHTYNESNQAINIPHVSFELIDNVTQNRSEFTTDENGKYNFDAIMSGEYTLKVVGIPEGYTMAQEYIDGKKIKIGKDTNQIEVPLKEKKADQTSVSVKNSTIYVGTNWNAEDNFIGAKDQDGNAVAFDQITVSGTVDTTKIGDYEVTYHNQDKEAQAIISVSAKDETLAVKDSTIYVGDTWQAIDNFVSATDEKGQDVPFEKLTVSGTVDTKTAGTYEVTYSFNELKETAKITVLANQTAVQGKDSTISVGTNWTPADNFVEATDKTGKPVAFDQITVTGSVDTAKIGDYNVTYKNQGKEDTIVVHVVAEQATLAVKDSTIYVGDTWQPADNFIAATDETGKTISIQNIIVTGNVDTTKAGIYEVVYGSGTLKERAKITVKADQSSLVVKDSTIYVGDDWKSADNFVSATDRDGKAISFEDVEVNGTVETKEKGEQQVVYAVQTNQEVKQSKTKQANQTEKKLTATATITVLEKNAPKTNQTTKNQTHISKPDKQGNYPKTGEKINHYLSLIGLLSVSLTLIGVMRVRKRRTD, from the coding sequence ATGAAGAAAAGAAAGTTACATATATTTATGCTTGCAGTATTACTTACACAAAGCTTTGGTTCGACCGTAAGTGCTTTTGCAACAACGACTACTAACATAGATCAAAATTCCCCGACTGAACAATCAGCTGACACATCTGTAGAAGAAACCTCCGAAACTAACTTATCAAGTGAATTTGTAGAACCGCTAATTGAAAATCTTGATAAAGCCACTGAAGAAGCCACTAAAACAAATGAAAGTGACAGAGAGCAGGAGGCTAGCTCGCCTGCTTCAACTGAACAGTCAACAACAGAGAGCACAGCGATTCCAAAAACAAAAGAAACGACGCTTGGTGCAGCGATTGAGGATGAAATCTTAGCCAATATGACCATTACCAATATGGAAGGTGTGGAGTATAGTCAAAGTACCTTAAACCGAGTGTTGAATACAACTCCTGTAACGGCAAAATTGAATTTTGTGATCAAAGATAAGGACTATGCGCCTGGTTCAGTTTATACGATGACCTTACCTGATAACTTAGGTTATTCCAATGTTGGTGGAGAAGTAGCGAACGTTGGCGCAACTTGGGCAGTCGATGCCAAAAGCCAAACACTGACGATTACCTTTAATCAACGTGTTACGGATACTCAATTTAATTTAGAGTTGAAAAGCTATGTATTCACTGAGACAAAACCCTTAGTGACGATCCAAACAGCTGGTCAAACGACAAATAAATATAATTTTGACTTGTATGAAGAAGTCGCGCCAATCAAATATGAAGAAACAACGAATAATTTCGGAATCAAAGGGAACATCTATTACAATCTAGATAGAGCTTTATCTGGCAGTCAAAATTTAGAGTTAGCGACATCAGATATACCTGGAGCAAAATTTTATAACACTTCTAAAGAACAAATTGGTGTTTTCTCATACGATGTTGATATCAACGGAAATGTACTGCCAGAGTCAAAGCAGACCTTATCGAAAGATGTAGACTACACAATCAATGAGGACGTCGCTAATCGAAGCTCAATCACCATTACAAATATGGACCAACAAAAAGCCTATGCTTTATCTGTGGATCGCACGATGGCTTTAGAAAATGTCTCAAATTATTCGTATAGTTTTTACAATCAATATCCTACGACTAAATTAGGATCTGTCAGTATAAACCGCTCAACTGCGCCATATGGTGGTCTAGAGTTTACGGCCAAAACGAGTAAAGATCAAAAATCATTAAAAGAACTAAGCCTAGGATCGTTACAAGGAGCTAATTTTCAAGAAAAAGGAAATTATTATCTTTATATTTACAATATTCCTACACAAACTAAAGTAGGGGAACAAATTGTTTTAGAAAGTAAAAATGGCCAAACAATCAATGATTATACATTTTCAGCGTATACGGCTGATTACCAAACAGCTCAAATCACGGATTATTTTGACATCAAGAAAGAAAATAATAAATTAACATTAACTGCAACGAAAGATAGCGTTTTGAAAATCAGTGTAAATAAGCTAATGATTCCATTTGATCAAAAAGATATTGATATTGCGCTGAGTACGCCTGTCGTCAATAGCGGTAAGGAGATAATGTTTGTATCTGACCAATACTTGCAGCCAATTTCGATCATTAATCCGAATAATGCGGAAACGGCCTGGGGAAATTATGACAGTAATGGTGCTTATTCTGGCGATACAACGATCGCAATTGCTGGTAGCAGCAAAACACCTGTAAAGAATGCGACAATCAAAATCGAACATCCAAATTACTTACAATTAAGAGCGCCTAAAGGGGTATACGATTATTACAAGCTGGATAAAGACTACACGATAACAGCAGTTGAAGGCGGTAGCTTGATAAAATTTTCAACACCAGTCACTCATTCATTCAATCTGGATCTAGGGTTTAATTATGTGCCTGATAGTCTAGAAAAAAGTAAAAGTATTCCAATCGATACGCTTCCAGTCGTGTTAAGTGCCGATGACTATGAAACAGTTAATACAACCGTTAGAACTGGTAGAAAAATGTATTCAGAGCGAACGTTACAGGCAAGCAAAAATCAATTTTTAGTCAATGCAAGAAATGATTCGTTTGACTCCTTAAGTATCTCAACGAAGATTCCTGCTGGAGCAGATGTAGTGTTTGATATTTATGATGTTTCAAATGATCAAGTGGATTCTATTTATCCACAATATTGGGATCGTGGGTACTACTTTGATAAACCATTAGATCCTACCAGCGCAGCGTATCCAAAAATCACCTTTGACGAAGCTGCAAACAGTTATCAATTTGATTTCGGTAAAACATCGAAACGCTATATTATTGAATATAAATATGCCAATGGCTGGATCGATACCAAAACGATCAATGTGACTGGAAGCGCGGCAGAACCATTATATGGAAATCAAGAAATGACAGCCTCAGTTTCAGTAAACAATGAAGGCGCAGAAATTCTATCTGCTACTCAGACAAGCCATGAATCATTAAAAAATGTAACAAAAAATGAAGTGAAAACAAAAAATATTAATAATGGAACACGTAAAGTTAAAAATCCAACCTTTGATATCACAACCAAAGGGACGACCAATGCTGGCATCGATTTAAATTCAATCACGATAGCAGATGTTCCACAAGATTCCTATACTATCAAGCAAACAGCAACCGGTGCTCAAATTATTTTTGCAGATTATACGTTAACACAAGATATTACCATTACTTACAATACAGTATCTAAAAATGCTGGACAAATTTATACGGAAACCATTATCAAAGCGGATAATCTAGATCAAATGACTGAAACTCGTAGAACAGCCACAACAACGCCACTTGTTTTGAGATTTTCTGATGGAGATGCAGAAGGAGTCGTATATTTGGCTCAAGCACAATTTCACACGTATAATGAGAGTAATCAAGCGATAAACATTCCTCATGTTTCATTTGAATTAATTGATAATGTGACGCAAAATCGCAGTGAGTTTACTACAGATGAAAACGGCAAATATAATTTTGATGCGATCATGTCTGGAGAATATACCTTAAAAGTAGTGGGTATTCCAGAAGGCTATACGATGGCACAGGAATATATCGATGGGAAAAAGATCAAAATAGGCAAAGATACGAATCAGATCGAAGTTCCACTTAAAGAAAAGAAAGCAGATCAAACAAGTGTCAGCGTAAAAAATTCAACTATTTATGTTGGGACAAATTGGAACGCAGAAGATAACTTTATCGGAGCTAAAGATCAAGACGGAAATGCCGTTGCATTTGACCAAATTACGGTAAGTGGAACAGTCGATACCACAAAAATTGGTGATTATGAAGTAACCTATCATAATCAGGACAAAGAAGCCCAAGCCATCATTTCTGTTAGTGCAAAAGACGAAACGCTAGCTGTCAAAGATTCTACCATCTATGTGGGAGATACATGGCAAGCGATAGATAATTTTGTATCTGCGACAGATGAAAAGGGTCAAGACGTTCCGTTTGAAAAGCTAACTGTTTCTGGAACAGTCGATACGAAGACGGCAGGTACTTATGAAGTAACATACAGTTTCAATGAATTAAAGGAAACCGCTAAAATCACTGTACTAGCCAATCAAACAGCTGTTCAAGGAAAAGATTCAACAATCTCTGTTGGAACAAACTGGACCCCAGCCGATAACTTCGTTGAAGCAACAGATAAAACAGGAAAACCTGTTGCATTTGACCAAATTACGGTCACTGGAAGTGTTGATACAGCTAAAATTGGTGATTATAACGTCACATATAAAAACCAAGGAAAGGAAGATACTATCGTCGTCCATGTTGTTGCGGAACAAGCAACACTTGCTGTGAAAGATTCAACCATATATGTGGGAGATACCTGGCAGCCAGCTGACAATTTTATAGCCGCAACAGATGAAACAGGCAAAACAATTTCAATTCAAAATATCATTGTCACAGGAAATGTAGATACAACAAAAGCAGGTATTTATGAAGTTGTTTATGGATCAGGAACCTTAAAAGAAAGGGCAAAAATCACAGTAAAAGCTGACCAATCATCACTAGTTGTAAAAGATTCAACGATATATGTAGGTGACGATTGGAAGAGCGCCGATAACTTTGTATCAGCCACAGATCGAGACGGAAAAGCTATTTCTTTTGAAGATGTAGAAGTCAATGGAACAGTTGAAACCAAAGAAAAAGGAGAACAGCAAGTCGTTTACGCAGTTCAAACCAATCAAGAAGTAAAACAAAGTAAGACTAAACAAGCGAACCAAACTGAAAAGAAATTAACAGCTACAGCAACGATCACAGTACTTGAAAAAAATGCACCAAAAACCAATCAAACAACGAAGAATCAAACACATATTTCTAAGCCAGATAAACAAGGGAATTACCCTAAAACAGGTGAGAAAATCAACCATTATCTAAGTTTGATCGGCCTCTTATCTGTATCGCTCACACTCATTGGTGTGATGCGAGTAAGGAAACGAAGAACAGATTAA
- a CDS encoding helix-turn-helix domain-containing protein — protein sequence MDFLLLDDRTNLKLSIIRKLEQQYSFSERKDVLCEELNISQYLLERSVTEINEDLKQFELIDDMELVEQSSEIILFQDAQVSSSVVEEKYLKDSLEFTLLQTIFFNQFTSIKKYGEKHGMSRTVVYKIVDRIRKELAQYEIKLSKNFQLVGNEWKIRQYFNMLYYRIYKDSDELYNQSDILAVQELFSEIKLYCEEVNTLYLFKHYLLITLERVKRKQHYFLPNSFKSVEFDQKNKIYQTVAQWSERTLKGTNREIEVEIRGIINQLSVYRLEFCDLENDVVTEYTERLKQQFQMNMQLSEIGPEFCTSVKMTIYQHQFITPLIDLTLRAIDLEFFHERYPIIFEMCHTFIYQLKEDEFKFSKKSLFFNLLLVLSQQYDEETDKNTINIYVNFTQGEKYNRFIKNQIQIFDSFSIHFQPVIRPDTDLIVSDYLPQVTFSARNLIWLAPPRASDWRNFGNEIVRINRELQLNKKRK from the coding sequence ATGGATTTTCTGCTATTAGACGATCGAACGAATTTAAAACTATCCATCATCCGAAAGTTAGAGCAACAATATTCATTTTCGGAGCGCAAAGATGTTTTATGTGAAGAACTAAATATCTCCCAATACTTATTAGAACGTAGCGTCACAGAAATAAATGAAGACTTGAAACAGTTTGAACTGATCGATGATATGGAGTTGGTCGAACAAAGCAGTGAAATCATTCTTTTCCAAGATGCACAAGTATCATCAAGTGTTGTGGAGGAAAAATATTTAAAAGACTCACTGGAGTTTACATTGTTGCAAACCATATTTTTTAATCAGTTTACGTCAATTAAAAAATATGGAGAAAAACATGGGATGAGCCGAACTGTAGTCTATAAAATTGTTGATAGAATTCGAAAAGAACTAGCGCAATATGAGATAAAGTTATCGAAAAATTTTCAGCTAGTTGGGAATGAATGGAAGATTCGTCAGTATTTTAATATGCTCTATTATCGAATTTATAAAGACTCGGATGAACTATACAATCAATCAGATATCCTAGCGGTCCAAGAATTATTTTCTGAGATTAAATTATATTGTGAAGAAGTAAACACGTTATATCTGTTTAAACATTATTTATTGATCACGTTAGAAAGAGTCAAAAGAAAACAGCACTATTTTTTACCTAATAGTTTTAAATCGGTTGAATTTGATCAAAAGAATAAAATCTATCAAACCGTTGCTCAGTGGAGTGAACGCACTTTGAAGGGAACCAATCGCGAAATAGAAGTGGAAATAAGAGGTATCATCAACCAGCTATCCGTTTACAGACTCGAATTTTGTGATCTTGAAAATGATGTGGTCACAGAATATACTGAGCGATTAAAGCAACAATTTCAGATGAATATGCAGTTAAGTGAAATAGGTCCCGAATTTTGTACAAGTGTGAAGATGACCATTTATCAGCACCAATTTATTACACCGTTGATAGATCTTACGCTGCGAGCAATCGATTTGGAGTTTTTTCATGAGCGTTATCCAATCATATTCGAGATGTGCCATACATTTATTTATCAATTGAAAGAAGATGAATTCAAATTTAGCAAAAAATCATTGTTTTTCAATCTGTTACTGGTATTATCGCAGCAATATGACGAAGAAACCGATAAAAATACAATCAATATTTATGTGAACTTTACCCAAGGTGAAAAATACAATCGCTTCATTAAAAATCAGATTCAAATTTTTGACTCTTTTAGCATACATTTTCAGCCAGTCATACGTCCAGATACAGATTTGATTGTCTCTGATTATCTTCCCCAAGTAACTTTTTCGGCACGAAATCTGATTTGGCTGGCGCCGCCAAGAGCCAGTGATTGGCGTAACTTTGGTAATGAGATTGTCCGAATTAATAGAGAGCTACAATTGAATAAAAAAAGAAAGTAG
- a CDS encoding ABC-F family ATP-binding cassette domain-containing protein codes for MELLQVKDLTYAVPDKQLYENSSFTLRSHEHMGIVGKNGAGKSTLLKMLLGNVLPDAGAIIWNPAATLGYLDQYVDMDQSLTINEFLRSAYQELFATEQEMLKLYETYGETGDDQLLTRAATYQENLEMKGFYEVENDISKAITGLGISDADQTLAALNRGDQIKVILAKLLLEKPSVLILDEPTNYLDQEHIEWLTDYLNAFENAFIIVSHDTEFLSNIATCICDIDFGSIKKYHSNYTDFLKQKAHLAEAYQSQFVAQQRKIKETEAFIQKNIAGIKTKMAQGRRKHLEKMDRLKEPEKKVKSNFSFKLMPQSSPNVMTIDELTVGYKEPLLTVRDLQVKKGEKIVITGADGLGKSTLVKTLLSLVPAISGKAQFSPQVVTGYHSQEIEWENTEWTPIEALANKYTRLTYEDVRRELAKCGLKREIASKNIFMLSGGEQSKVKLCDLTMQPSNFLILDEPTNHLDVDSRKALQDAIKAFRGSVLLISNDEQFYSGVADHVYAVADKHLLKQ; via the coding sequence ATGGAATTATTACAAGTCAAAGATTTAACTTATGCAGTACCTGATAAACAGCTTTATGAAAACAGTTCATTTACGTTAAGAAGTCACGAACATATGGGCATCGTCGGTAAAAATGGTGCAGGAAAAAGTACCTTGTTGAAGATGCTTTTAGGGAACGTTTTACCCGATGCAGGAGCAATCATATGGAATCCAGCTGCTACATTAGGATATTTAGACCAATATGTGGATATGGATCAATCGCTGACGATCAACGAATTTTTAAGATCTGCTTATCAAGAATTATTTGCCACAGAACAAGAAATGTTGAAACTTTATGAGACATATGGTGAAACGGGCGATGACCAATTGTTAACAAGAGCGGCAACCTATCAAGAAAATTTGGAAATGAAGGGATTTTATGAAGTTGAAAATGATATCAGCAAAGCAATCACAGGGCTTGGCATCAGTGATGCTGATCAAACATTAGCTGCATTAAATCGTGGGGATCAAATCAAGGTCATTTTAGCCAAATTACTATTAGAAAAACCATCTGTCTTGATTTTAGACGAGCCTACAAACTATTTAGACCAAGAACATATCGAATGGCTGACAGATTATCTAAATGCATTTGAGAATGCGTTTATCATCGTTTCCCATGATACAGAATTCTTAAGTAACATCGCAACCTGTATCTGTGATATTGATTTTGGTTCGATCAAAAAATACCATAGCAACTACACTGATTTCTTAAAACAAAAAGCCCATTTAGCTGAAGCGTATCAAAGTCAATTTGTAGCACAGCAACGAAAAATCAAAGAAACAGAAGCGTTCATTCAGAAAAATATTGCAGGGATCAAAACAAAAATGGCACAAGGCAGACGAAAACATCTAGAAAAAATGGATCGTTTGAAAGAACCAGAGAAAAAGGTGAAATCTAATTTTTCCTTTAAACTAATGCCTCAAAGTTCGCCTAATGTGATGACAATTGATGAATTAACAGTAGGCTACAAAGAACCGCTTCTTACGGTACGTGATTTACAAGTAAAAAAAGGGGAAAAAATCGTGATCACTGGTGCAGATGGTTTAGGCAAATCGACATTAGTAAAAACACTGCTGTCACTGGTACCAGCAATTTCTGGTAAAGCACAATTTTCACCACAAGTTGTTACTGGTTATCACTCTCAAGAAATTGAGTGGGAAAATACTGAATGGACACCAATTGAAGCATTAGCCAATAAATATACAAGACTTACCTATGAAGATGTCCGTCGCGAATTGGCAAAATGTGGGTTGAAACGAGAAATTGCTTCAAAAAATATTTTTATGCTGAGTGGTGGGGAACAATCAAAAGTGAAATTATGTGATCTGACGATGCAACCAAGCAATTTCCTGATTTTAGATGAACCAACCAATCATTTAGATGTAGATTCAAGAAAAGCCTTGCAAGATGCTATAAAAGCGTTTAGAGGAAGTGTATTGCTGATTTCAAATGATGAACAGTTTTATTCAGGTGTAGCGGATCATGTTTATGCTGTTGCAGATAAACATCTTCTAAAGCAATGA
- a CDS encoding FAD-dependent oxidoreductase, with product MDFTGDENHQVYQFSWMERELKRVSEDKLADRILIIGSGVLECQTAIKLANKGKEVVIIEHSDELLPDCLNSPIRAQLMRSLEKLLVTFYLETVIIDSEKEQVCLCNKEGFQLYLDIDNIIAPKGYEYF from the coding sequence ATGGATTTTACTGGAGATGAAAACCATCAAGTCTACCAATTTTCGTGGATGGAGCGAGAACTAAAAAGAGTATCAGAAGATAAGTTGGCTGATCGAATCTTGATTATTGGCAGCGGCGTTTTAGAATGCCAAACAGCTATTAAGCTAGCTAACAAAGGCAAAGAAGTTGTGATCATTGAACACTCGGATGAGCTACTGCCAGATTGTCTAAATTCTCCAATTAGGGCTCAACTTATGAGAAGCTTAGAAAAATTGCTGGTTACATTTTATTTAGAAACAGTTATTATAGATAGTGAAAAAGAGCAGGTTTGCCTTTGTAATAAAGAAGGATTTCAGCTGTACCTAGATATTGATAACATTATTGCTCCTAAAGGCTATGAATATTTTTAA